The Flavobacteriales bacterium nucleotide sequence TGCAGGAAACTTTTCTCGCAGCGTTGAAATCATACTCCGGCTTTAAAGGGGAGAGCAAAGTGCGTACCTGGCTGTTCTCCATACTCAATCATAAGATCACTGATTATCATCGCAAACGTTTCCGGCAGGCCGAGATCAATGCTTCCGGACTTGATGCGCAAGGAGAGGGAAAGGATATCATGGACCTGTGCTTTAATGAGGTCGGACACTGGCGCCCGGAGTATAATGAGTCGGGGCTGGGACACGCGGAAATACACCTTCTGGACGATGATGCCTTCAGGGAAGTCCTCAAAAAATGCCTGGATGCACTGCCCGCTACCTCTGCTTCCGCCATTCACCTTAAATATATGCTCGAAAAAAAAGGCAGCGAGATCTGTCAGGAACTGGACCTGTCAACGACCAATTACTGGCAGCTCATCCACCGGGCCAAAGTACAGCTCAGGGTGTGTCTGGAAAAAAACTGGTTTAATTCCTGATGCCCATGAGAGATCGGAAACCGATATTGTTTGTTCCGTGTAAGACTGCGACCGGACTGATGGAGAAGCGGAAGGAAATGGGATTGACCACCCTGGAGAAAATTCAACTGCGGATGCACACCATCATATGCAAATTCTGCAGGGCATACAAAATCCAGAGCGACCGTTTGGATATGCTGTTGGGAAATTTGTTGCGTAAACCGGAAGGTGAACAGCCGTCAGAAAAACTTTCTGATGATGAGAAGAAGCATTTGCTGTCGCAATTGAGATTGGAGGAAGAATAGATACGGCCCCTCAGTACTTTCGTCTGAAAAAAAATCACTCAATTCATAAAAACAAAGTTCGAATATGGAAACTTATTACAATCCCGAAGATTTAAAAAAGTTCGGCAAGATCGGAGAATTTCAGAAGGAGCTGGCGGATAAATTTTTTGATTACTATGGCGAAGTTTTTAAAGAAGGCGCCCTCACCGCAAGGGAAAAATCCCTGATTGCGCTGGCCGTTTCCCATGCCATACAGTGTCCGTATTGTATCGATTCGTACGCCACCGATACCCTGGAAAAGGGCTGTACGGAAGAACAGATGATGGAAGCGGTTCACGTGGCTGCAGCGATCAGGGGTGGCGCTTCTTTGGTGCACGGCGTGCAGATGATGAATCATGCGAAAAAGCTGATGATGTGAGTACGACCTCGCTTAAATCAGAAGGACATGTGTTGGCGGATACCCTGAATCAAAAGCAACTGCTCAACAAAGGGGAACTGGAAAAGTTCTCACGCAAACTGGAGTCTTCCGGCATAGGACCTCTTAAAAGCGGACCCATAGAAATATTTCAGGTGAATGTGGGGAAGATGTGCAACCAGACCTGCAAGCACTGTCACGTCGATGCCGGGCCGGATCGCAAAGAGATCATGACCAGGGAAACCATGCAGCAATGCCTGGATGTGCTGTCGCACCATGACATTCCGATGGTGGATATCACCGGTGGAGCCCCCGAGCTGAATCCGCACTTCCGGTGGTTCGTGGAAGAACTCCGGAAACGCGGTAAGCATGTGATGAACCGGTGCAATCTGACCATCCTTCTTGCCAATAAAAAGTTTCATGACCTTCCGGAATTCTTCGCCAAACATGGGGTGGAGATCGTTGCGTCATTGCCGCATTATGCCGCACTGCGCACCGATCGCCAACGCGGAGAGGGTGCCTTTGATAAGTCGGTAAAAGCCATGCAAATGCTTAATGCGGTTGGCTACGGACAACCCGACAGCCAACTCAAACTTCACCTGGTATACAATCCGACAGGCGCCATCCTGCCCGGACCGCAAAAGGCTTTAGAGGCCGATTATAAACGTGAGTTGAAGAGCCATTTCGATATCGTTTTCAACGACCTCTATGTGATCACCAATATGCCTATCAGTCGCTTTTTAGATTACCTTATTGTAAGCGGGAATTATGAGGCTTATATGCAAAAGCTGATCGATGCGTTCAATCCGGATGCGGCAAAGGCGGTGATGTGCCGTAACACCATCTCCATTGGTTGGGATGGAACGGTTTATGATTGTGATTTTAACCAGATGCTGGATATGACCGTGAACGGAAAGCATACCCATATATCCAATGTTGATTTTGAGGCATTGGCACAAAGAGAAATAGTGGTAGGTCAGCACTGCTACGGATGCACCGCAGGCCTGGGGTCAAGTTGTGGTGGACAAACAGCCTGAAAAAATGAAAAGGAAATTACCAAAGAGGTTTCTGTTTTTTGCCGCATTATTCATGATGGGTATTCATGCCTCCTTTGCACAGACAGACCGACCGGCGGATGAGGCGAAGGGGTTGCAGGTTAATGCCAGGGCACCTGACTTTAGCGCAAAAGATACCAACGACAGCACATTTGTTCTCAGCGAGGCATTAAAGGATGGTCCCATTGTCATGATCTTTTACCGGGGACAATGGTGCCCGTATTGCAACCGGCATCTGAGTAACCTTCAGGATAGTCTGGAAATGATTACCGGAAAGGGTGCCAGGGTGATTGCCATATCTCCCGAGCCCCAGGAAAAGGCGGGTGTGATGAAGGAAAAGACCGGGGCCACATTTACCCTTTTGCATGATGAAGACTATCATATTGAGGAGGCATACGATGTGACCTTCCGGTCGAAACTCCGCGGATATCTGCCGGTGCCGGCAACCTATATTATCAATAAGGAAGGTGTTATCGTTTGGCGGCATTTTGATCCGGACTATCACGAACGATCAACCGTATCGGATATTCTGAAACATTTGCCCTGACATTGATTGGATGGTTCAAACTGGCGACCGTGGAATTCGGGAACTCATTTTTATCTACAATGCGGACTCAGGCTTTTTTGATCGCCTGGCGGATATCGCCCTTAAGGCATTTTCACCTTCCACCTATCCTTGCACCCTATGCAAAGTCACCCATGGGGTAGCTGGAATGCACGGGACGTGGAAATCATTTCTGGCGGAACTACCGGTTGAAAAAAAATTCCTTTATAAAGATGAAGTCAGGGCTGCCGGTATCTCTTATGAAGGCGAATTCCCGGTTATTCTGGGTAGGGATCATCATGATGAAGTTCATGTGGTGGTCTCGTCGGATACCCTGAATAACATCACATCAATGAATGACCTGACGGAACGGATCCGGCAGGCCCTTTAAACATTGTCCTGTTGATCCAGCTTCAATCTGTCGGTGAAGTTATTCCGGAAAGTTCCCTTGGGGTTGTATTGTCTGAACACCTTCTTCCACGTTTCCAGTTTGGGATACCAGGAATGGACAGCATTGATATATCCGGATGTGATGCGGTTATGTAACTTTCCCCAATGGGGTTTTCCGCCCATAGCGAATTGCACATCCTGGTAGTGTTCAAGAATCTCGAATGACCCTTTTGTCCGGGCGTGGTTGGGGGTGTCAATGTAACAGACATCCATTCCGTAATCCGGGCATAAGTAGTGATTCGAGGCCTTGACCCATCGCAAGCCGATTTGTGAGGTGTGGTAAAGGTTGCTGGTTTTTGCAATTTTATCCGCCTTGTCGAACATGGCTTCGATAACATCCACGATCTTTTGCGGCTGATGTGCATCGTAGGCGAACTCTGAATCCATACCATGTTCCTTGGCCCTGACCTGCCCAAGGAACAAGACGCGGTGCGCGCGGTTTACATAGGCCTTGTCTGCCATGGAGCGCATGCCGCTTTCCACGCTGTCGGGAATCTTTTTGGGAAATAGTTGAAGCCAGGCTGTCGCAAGTGCCGGTGTGCCGGGAATGGCACCGATAACACTGAAGAATATCGGACGGGTGGCTTCCGTGAGACTTCGTCCGCGTGGCTCGTCGGAGATTTCCGTGTGACGGATCAGCAGAACGGTACGGTCGGTATTTTTCTTCACTTTGTACGGATTGATACGCACCATTACTGCACGCAGCGGTTTGCCATCGTTGCCGTTATGAATGGTGCCATCCAGGATCTGTTTTTTCAACGTTTGCCAATCGGACAATACACGTTCTTCCCGGATCCAGTACATGTTACGTACTTCCACCGTATAGGAATACACTACGCCCATGGCCCCCAGTCCGACCACGATGCTATAAAAGATGTCATCATCCTGGATCAGTTTAATTTTCGGGGCATTGTATTTGGCAGGGTCAGTGATTCCGTCTGTAGGTTCAATGCGATGTATTTCACCGCCGGTCACCACCATGGTCACCGCTTTGATCATGCCGGGGAGGGCCGGGAGGGTAATGCCGGAGCCATGTGTTCCGGTGGAGACGGCGCCTGCAATGGTCTGGTGATCTATGCCGCCCATGTTGATGATGGCTTTGTCAACCCCATCCAGGGCCAGGTTGAATTCTTCAACGGAAGTTCCGGCCAGTACCTTTACCAGGTTCAGGTTACGGGCAGTATCTTTCAGGATTTCATGATCAACAGGCAGGAAACCTTTGAGCTCATGGGTACTGATCATGTAATCGCTGGTGATGGCCACATCGGAGAAAGAATGCCCTGAGCCTACCGCACGAACTTTAAAGCCGTTGGATTCTGCCTCCTGAATAATTTGCACGAGGTCATCCAGGGTCTCCGGTAGAAAATACTTCAGCGGTTGGGCAACAAGATGTTTGACGGAATTTTTCCAGGTATGGCGTGTCTTGACCTTCATGGTTTTAAATACAGAGGTTGAACAATGGAGGTTTGACTTTTCGGAGGTTGAAACTTCAGGACTTGCAAAATATCCACGACATGACTGGCCGCAGGAGGGTGCGGGTCGTATATTTTCATCATCGCTTTGATTTCTACCTCCGGCCCGGGGTTCGGATATCCCAAGCCTGATGTGCAAGGTAAATAATTTTAGAAAATCAATCTGGAGATAGGAGAGAGGATTCGGGATGGCCTGGCGGAGTGCTTCTCCGAAGTGAGCATGAAGAGAGAAGCACCCCGCTTTACGGCCCGGGCATTATTTCTTTCTGATGTAATCGATCTGTATCTGGTCATAATGGTTAGGGGCCAACCCACATGAGAACTGTCCCGATACACTTGAGTATCTTAGTTTAACTTTCAGCCCGT carries:
- a CDS encoding arsenosugar biosynthesis-associated peroxidase-like protein, which codes for METYYNPEDLKKFGKIGEFQKELADKFFDYYGEVFKEGALTAREKSLIALAVSHAIQCPYCIDSYATDTLEKGCTEEQMMEAVHVAAAIRGGASLVHGVQMMNHAKKLMM
- the arsS gene encoding arsenosugar biosynthesis radical SAM protein ArsS (Some members of this family are selenoproteins.), whose product is MSTTSLKSEGHVLADTLNQKQLLNKGELEKFSRKLESSGIGPLKSGPIEIFQVNVGKMCNQTCKHCHVDAGPDRKEIMTRETMQQCLDVLSHHDIPMVDITGGAPELNPHFRWFVEELRKRGKHVMNRCNLTILLANKKFHDLPEFFAKHGVEIVASLPHYAALRTDRQRGEGAFDKSVKAMQMLNAVGYGQPDSQLKLHLVYNPTGAILPGPQKALEADYKRELKSHFDIVFNDLYVITNMPISRFLDYLIVSGNYEAYMQKLIDAFNPDAAKAVMCRNTISIGWDGTVYDCDFNQMLDMTVNGKHTHISNVDFEALAQREIVVGQHCYGCTAGLGSSCGGQTA
- a CDS encoding GTPase — protein: MVQTGDRGIRELIFIYNADSGFFDRLADIALKAFSPSTYPCTLCKVTHGVAGMHGTWKSFLAELPVEKKFLYKDEVRAAGISYEGEFPVILGRDHHDEVHVVVSSDTLNNITSMNDLTERIRQAL
- a CDS encoding sigma-70 family RNA polymerase sigma factor yields the protein MTNKETESMEGHAAEWVRDYADDLFSWARHKTGDRESARDLVQETFLAALKSYSGFKGESKVRTWLFSILNHKITDYHRKRFRQAEINASGLDAQGEGKDIMDLCFNEVGHWRPEYNESGLGHAEIHLLDDDAFREVLKKCLDALPATSASAIHLKYMLEKKGSEICQELDLSTTNYWQLIHRAKVQLRVCLEKNWFNS
- a CDS encoding AhpC/TSA family protein, yielding MKRKLPKRFLFFAALFMMGIHASFAQTDRPADEAKGLQVNARAPDFSAKDTNDSTFVLSEALKDGPIVMIFYRGQWCPYCNRHLSNLQDSLEMITGKGARVIAISPEPQEKAGVMKEKTGATFTLLHDEDYHIEEAYDVTFRSKLRGYLPVPATYIINKEGVIVWRHFDPDYHERSTVSDILKHLP
- a CDS encoding FAD-binding protein, whose translation is MKVKTRHTWKNSVKHLVAQPLKYFLPETLDDLVQIIQEAESNGFKVRAVGSGHSFSDVAITSDYMISTHELKGFLPVDHEILKDTARNLNLVKVLAGTSVEEFNLALDGVDKAIINMGGIDHQTIAGAVSTGTHGSGITLPALPGMIKAVTMVVTGGEIHRIEPTDGITDPAKYNAPKIKLIQDDDIFYSIVVGLGAMGVVYSYTVEVRNMYWIREERVLSDWQTLKKQILDGTIHNGNDGKPLRAVMVRINPYKVKKNTDRTVLLIRHTEISDEPRGRSLTEATRPIFFSVIGAIPGTPALATAWLQLFPKKIPDSVESGMRSMADKAYVNRAHRVLFLGQVRAKEHGMDSEFAYDAHQPQKIVDVIEAMFDKADKIAKTSNLYHTSQIGLRWVKASNHYLCPDYGMDVCYIDTPNHARTKGSFEILEHYQDVQFAMGGKPHWGKLHNRITSGYINAVHSWYPKLETWKKVFRQYNPKGTFRNNFTDRLKLDQQDNV